Proteins encoded by one window of Polaribacter haliotis:
- a CDS encoding DUF6588 family protein: protein MKKYIFISFTLLLFVCNLKAQTGFESFLLADKNDSQQLIKAYFSPRINAFKSALNNGWYHTAKTHKPFGFDFSINLNSVVIPSNSKSFNLSGLSSINQPLGTVKTVSAVGLENSSIINVNTNINNESVSASFNAPEGNSGKYFSNTISTPIAQLNIGLSHNFDFMLRFMPEIKPNNNNESLNILGVGLKKEITNWFPSIKKLPLHISLLAAYTTMNVNYGVKDRELPSGNASGLETKNGLTAFNLNTFTLQTLVSYDWSSFNLYGGFAYNNSNASYKTLGEFKGQYEGNSNSITKNLDTTNSSKFNSNGFSSTLGARLSLRYLKIFSSYTLQEFSSFNLGVAISIK from the coding sequence ATGAAAAAATATATTTTCATTTCTTTCACTCTATTATTATTTGTTTGCAATTTAAAAGCTCAAACTGGTTTTGAATCTTTCTTATTAGCTGATAAAAATGACAGTCAACAACTCATAAAAGCTTACTTTTCACCAAGAATTAATGCATTTAAAAGCGCTTTAAATAATGGTTGGTATCACACCGCAAAAACGCATAAGCCTTTTGGTTTTGATTTTTCCATTAATTTGAATAGCGTTGTAATACCTTCAAATTCAAAAAGTTTTAATCTTTCTGGATTGAGTTCTATAAACCAACCTTTAGGAACTGTTAAAACTGTTTCAGCTGTGGGATTAGAAAATTCATCAATTATAAACGTAAATACAAATATAAATAACGAAAGTGTATCCGCGAGTTTTAATGCTCCAGAAGGAAATAGTGGAAAATATTTTTCGAATACTATTTCTACTCCAATTGCACAGTTAAATATTGGGCTCTCTCATAATTTCGATTTTATGTTGCGTTTTATGCCCGAGATAAAACCAAACAATAATAATGAGTCTTTAAATATATTAGGAGTTGGCTTAAAAAAAGAAATTACAAATTGGTTTCCATCAATTAAGAAATTACCCTTACACATTTCTTTATTAGCCGCTTACACAACCATGAATGTTAATTATGGTGTAAAAGATAGAGAGTTACCTTCCGGAAATGCATCTGGCTTAGAAACTAAAAATGGTTTAACAGCTTTTAATTTAAATACTTTTACGTTACAAACGCTTGTATCTTATGATTGGTCTTCATTTAATTTGTATGGAGGGTTTGCTTACAATAATAGTAATGCTTCCTATAAAACTCTTGGTGAATTTAAGGGGCAATATGAAGGAAATTCCAATTCTATAACTAAAAATTTAGATACTACTAATTCATCAAAATTTAATTCGAATGGGTTTTCCTCAACATTAGGAGCAAGATTAAGCTTAAGGTATTTAAAAATATTTAGCTCTTATACTTTACAAGAATTCAGCTCATTCAATTTAGGAGTTGCAATTAGTATTAAATAA
- a CDS encoding DUF6588 family protein — protein MKKLITLALALTSMVSFSQIDLESILEGGAGDAQTLLKGYAAPFATGFGNGINGGWYTTARSHKFLGIDIAVIANGAFVPENAETFTFTNSEYTNIKLDSDPNNPSASAQLPTLFGSQDLADRPLLEFTDSNNNSISTSSLPGSGLKESIGYNVVPSAMIQAGVGLFKKTDLIIRFVPKQKGDEYEFSTFGIGIKHDIKQWIPFVKRLPFDVSILAAWNDVKSKFFVDPDNEPTQALEFNTKTFMFQVLASKKLSIFTLYGGVGTTSYDTDVNMLGTYVTSNSGKTFVDPIKLAYDGSSMRANLGLSMKLFFINIAAEYALQEYDVFTVRAGFSIR, from the coding sequence ATGAAAAAATTAATAACTTTGGCACTTGCTTTAACTAGTATGGTGTCTTTTAGTCAAATAGATTTAGAATCAATTTTAGAGGGTGGAGCTGGAGATGCACAAACACTTTTAAAAGGCTATGCAGCCCCTTTTGCTACAGGTTTTGGGAATGGAATTAATGGTGGATGGTATACCACTGCAAGGTCTCATAAATTTTTGGGAATTGATATTGCAGTAATTGCAAATGGAGCTTTTGTACCAGAAAATGCAGAAACTTTTACTTTTACTAATTCAGAGTACACAAATATTAAGTTAGATTCAGATCCTAATAACCCATCTGCTTCTGCGCAATTACCTACTTTATTTGGGTCTCAAGATTTGGCAGACAGACCATTGTTAGAATTTACGGATTCAAATAACAACTCTATTTCAACTTCTTCTTTACCAGGTTCTGGTTTAAAAGAATCTATTGGGTATAATGTTGTACCATCTGCAATGATTCAAGCTGGTGTAGGGCTGTTTAAAAAAACAGATTTAATTATTCGTTTTGTGCCAAAACAGAAAGGAGATGAGTACGAATTCTCTACATTTGGTATTGGAATTAAGCATGATATAAAACAATGGATTCCTTTTGTAAAAAGATTACCATTTGATGTTTCTATTTTAGCTGCTTGGAATGACGTGAAATCTAAATTCTTTGTAGATCCAGATAATGAGCCTACACAGGCGCTTGAGTTTAATACAAAAACATTTATGTTTCAAGTACTTGCCTCAAAGAAACTTTCTATTTTTACACTTTATGGAGGTGTTGGAACAACTTCTTATGATACTGATGTTAATATGTTGGGAACTTACGTGACTTCAAATTCTGGAAAAACGTTTGTAGATCCTATAAAATTAGCTTACGATGGTAGTTCTATGAGAGCTAATTTAGGTTTAAGTATGAAATTGTTTTTCATAAATATTGCTGCTGAATATGCTTTACAGGAATATGATGTATTTACAGTAAGAGCAGGTTTCTCAATTAGATAA
- the mdh gene encoding malate dehydrogenase: MKVTVVGAGAVGASCAEYIAIKNFASEVVLLDIKEGYAEGKAMDLMQTASLNGFDTKITGSTNDYSKTADSNICVITSGIPRKPGMTREELIGINAGIVKTVSSNLIEHSPNTIIIVVSNPMDTMTYLVHKTTGLPKNRIIGMGGALDSARFKYRLAEALGAPISDVDGMVIGGHSDKGMVPLTRLATRNSVPVSQFISEERLEQVMQDTKVGGATLTGLLGTSAWYAPGAAVSGMVQAIACDTKKIFPCSSLLEGEFGLNDLCIGVPVVLGKDGIEKIVEIDLSDAEKANLQASAEGVSKTNGLLEL; encoded by the coding sequence ATGAAAGTTACAGTTGTTGGTGCAGGTGCAGTAGGTGCAAGTTGTGCAGAATATATTGCTATTAAAAATTTTGCTTCGGAAGTTGTTTTATTAGACATTAAAGAGGGGTATGCAGAAGGAAAAGCGATGGACTTAATGCAAACTGCTTCTTTAAATGGTTTTGACACCAAAATTACAGGAAGTACAAACGATTATTCTAAAACTGCAGATTCTAATATTTGTGTAATTACTTCTGGGATTCCAAGAAAACCAGGAATGACTCGTGAAGAACTAATTGGAATTAATGCAGGAATTGTAAAAACGGTATCTTCTAATTTAATTGAACATTCTCCAAATACGATTATAATTGTAGTTTCTAATCCTATGGATACTATGACATATTTAGTTCATAAAACTACAGGTTTACCTAAAAATAGAATTATTGGTATGGGTGGAGCATTAGATTCAGCTCGTTTTAAATATAGATTAGCAGAAGCTTTAGGTGCACCTATCTCTGATGTTGATGGAATGGTAATTGGAGGTCATTCAGATAAAGGTATGGTTCCTTTAACTAGATTGGCAACTAGGAATTCTGTACCAGTATCCCAATTTATTTCTGAAGAAAGATTAGAACAAGTGATGCAAGACACCAAAGTTGGTGGAGCCACATTAACTGGTTTATTAGGAACTTCTGCTTGGTATGCTCCTGGAGCTGCAGTTTCTGGAATGGTTCAGGCAATTGCATGTGATACTAAAAAGATATTCCCATGTTCTTCTTTATTAGAAGGAGAATTTGGTTTAAATGATTTATGTATTGGAGTTCCTGTTGTTTTAGGAAAAGACGGAATTGAAAAAATTGTAGAAATCGATTTATCTGATGCTGAAAAAGCTAATTTACAAGCATCTGCAGAAGGTGTTTCTAAAACTAACGGATTGTTAGAATTATAA
- the gyrB gene encoding DNA topoisomerase (ATP-hydrolyzing) subunit B, producing the protein MSEENKNNYDASSIQALEGMEHVRMRPSMYIGDVGIRGLHHLVYEVVDNSIDEAMGGYCDTIDVTINEDNSITTKDNGRGIPVGIHKKEGVSALQVVMTKIGAGGKFDKDSYKVSGGLHGVGVSCVNALSDHLRATVHKEGKVWEQEYEKGKALYPVKTIGETDFTGTIVTFLPDKSIFAQTTEYNYDTLATRMRELSFLNKGITITLTDKRRTDDEGNFISEVFHSDEGLPEFIKYLDSTREQLIGSVISMEGEKNGIPVEVAMVYNTSYAENLHSYVNNINTHEGGTHLSGFRRGLTGTLKKYADESGLLKNVKFDIAGDDFREGLTAIVSVKVQEPQFEGQTKTKLGNREVTSAVSQAVSEMLTDYLEENPNDAKIIVQKVILAATARHAARKAREMVQRKTVMSIGGLPGKLSDCSETDPAQCEIFLVEGDSAGGTAKQGRDRNFQAILPLRGKILNVEKAMQHKVFENEEIKNMFTALGVSIGTEEDPRALNLTKVRYHKVVIMCDADVDGSHIATLILTFFFRYMREMVEQGYIYIATPPLYLVKKGQKKEYAWDDNQRDIIAQQMGGSVSIQRYKGLGEMNAEQLWDTTMNPEFRTLRKVVIDSPTEADRVFSMLMGDDVPPRRDFIERNAKYANIDV; encoded by the coding sequence ATGAGCGAAGAAAACAAAAATAATTATGACGCGTCCAGCATTCAGGCATTAGAAGGAATGGAGCACGTAAGAATGCGTCCATCCATGTATATTGGAGACGTTGGTATACGTGGTTTACACCATTTAGTGTATGAAGTTGTAGATAACTCTATTGATGAAGCAATGGGTGGTTATTGTGATACGATTGATGTTACAATAAACGAAGACAATTCTATTACAACCAAAGATAATGGACGTGGAATTCCTGTTGGAATCCACAAAAAAGAAGGTGTTTCTGCTTTACAAGTAGTAATGACTAAAATTGGTGCTGGTGGTAAATTCGACAAAGATTCTTATAAAGTTTCTGGAGGTTTACATGGTGTTGGTGTAAGTTGTGTAAACGCACTTTCAGACCATTTAAGAGCAACTGTACATAAAGAAGGTAAAGTTTGGGAACAAGAATACGAAAAAGGTAAAGCTTTATATCCTGTTAAAACAATAGGAGAAACAGATTTTACAGGTACAATTGTTACTTTTTTACCAGACAAATCTATTTTCGCACAAACTACAGAATATAATTACGACACGCTTGCAACTCGTATGCGTGAATTATCTTTCCTAAACAAAGGAATTACAATTACGTTAACAGATAAAAGAAGAACAGATGATGAAGGTAACTTTATTTCAGAAGTTTTTCATTCTGATGAAGGTTTACCAGAATTTATTAAATATTTAGATTCTACTCGTGAGCAGTTAATTGGTTCTGTAATTTCTATGGAAGGTGAAAAAAATGGTATTCCTGTGGAAGTTGCCATGGTTTATAACACTTCTTATGCAGAGAATTTACATTCTTATGTAAACAATATTAACACACACGAAGGTGGAACACATTTATCTGGTTTTAGACGTGGTTTAACTGGTACTTTAAAAAAGTATGCAGATGAATCTGGTTTATTGAAAAACGTAAAATTTGATATTGCTGGAGATGATTTTCGTGAAGGTTTAACTGCAATTGTTTCTGTAAAAGTTCAAGAGCCACAATTCGAAGGACAAACAAAAACAAAATTAGGAAACAGAGAAGTTACTTCGGCAGTTTCGCAGGCGGTTTCAGAAATGTTAACGGATTATTTAGAGGAAAATCCGAATGATGCAAAGATAATTGTTCAGAAAGTAATTTTAGCAGCAACTGCAAGACACGCAGCACGTAAAGCCAGAGAAATGGTGCAACGTAAAACTGTAATGTCTATTGGTGGTTTACCTGGTAAATTATCTGACTGTTCTGAAACTGACCCAGCACAATGTGAAATATTCTTAGTTGAGGGAGATTCTGCAGGTGGAACAGCAAAACAAGGTCGTGATCGTAATTTTCAAGCAATTTTGCCACTTCGTGGAAAGATTTTAAATGTTGAAAAAGCGATGCAACATAAAGTTTTCGAAAACGAAGAAATAAAAAACATGTTTACTGCTTTGGGTGTTTCTATCGGAACAGAAGAAGACCCAAGAGCTTTAAATTTAACGAAAGTAAGATATCATAAAGTAGTTATTATGTGTGATGCCGATGTTGATGGTTCGCATATTGCTACCTTAATATTAACTTTCTTCTTTAGATATATGAGAGAAATGGTAGAGCAAGGTTATATTTACATTGCAACACCACCTTTATATTTAGTAAAAAAAGGTCAGAAAAAAGAATATGCTTGGGATGACAATCAACGTGATATAATTGCGCAGCAAATGGGAGGTTCTGTTTCTATACAACGTTATAAAGGTCTTGGAGAGATGAATGCAGAACAATTATGGGACACAACTATGAACCCTGAATTTAGAACTTTAAGAAAAGTGGTAATTGATAGCCCAACTGAAGCAGACAGAGTTTTCTCTATGCTAATGGGAGATGATGTTCCACCAAGAAGAGATTTTATTGAAAGAAATGCAAAATATGCAAATATTGATGTTTAA
- a CDS encoding adenylate kinase: MSIIKLHDLYFKPFISENEIKSIVKYLANKVKRDLPKDEVPIFVGILNGCFLFAADFIREFEGNCEVSFVKLASYQGTSSTENVKELVGINEDLTGRTVIILEDIIDTGTTLQEIYNIFRNKNVKQLKVASLFFKPDVFRKELPINYIGKSIEDKFIVGYGLDYNGLGRNYSEIYQLSTPPTMKNIVLFGPPGAGKGTQATFLKDMYNLVHISTGDVFRFNIKNETELGLLAKKYMDEGDLVPDEVTINMLKAEVEKNADANGFIFDGFPRTQSQAEALDAFLADKGEQINGMVALEVPEDLLVERLLERGKTSGRTDDTDETKIRNRFNEYNTKTAILKDYFEAQNKYYGINGVGSIEEITQRIAKVFDTL, encoded by the coding sequence ATGAGTATTATAAAACTTCACGATTTATATTTTAAACCTTTTATTTCTGAAAACGAAATTAAAAGTATCGTAAAATATTTAGCAAATAAAGTAAAAAGAGACCTTCCTAAAGATGAAGTTCCTATTTTTGTGGGAATTTTAAATGGATGTTTTTTATTTGCTGCCGATTTTATAAGAGAATTTGAAGGAAATTGCGAAGTCTCTTTTGTAAAATTAGCTTCTTACCAAGGAACTTCTTCTACCGAAAATGTAAAAGAATTGGTAGGTATTAATGAAGATTTAACAGGAAGAACAGTTATCATTTTAGAAGATATTATAGATACTGGAACAACACTCCAAGAAATTTACAATATCTTTAGAAACAAGAATGTAAAACAACTAAAAGTAGCGTCTTTATTCTTTAAACCAGACGTTTTTAGAAAAGAGCTACCTATAAATTATATCGGAAAAAGTATCGAAGATAAATTTATTGTAGGTTATGGATTAGACTACAATGGTTTAGGCAGAAATTATTCAGAAATATATCAACTATCAACACCACCAACAATGAAAAACATCGTATTATTTGGCCCTCCAGGAGCAGGAAAAGGAACACAAGCAACATTTTTAAAAGACATGTACAATTTAGTACATATTTCTACTGGAGATGTATTCCGTTTTAATATTAAAAATGAAACAGAATTAGGTTTACTAGCCAAAAAATATATGGATGAAGGCGATTTAGTACCAGATGAAGTGACCATAAATATGCTAAAAGCAGAAGTAGAAAAAAATGCAGATGCCAATGGGTTTATTTTTGATGGTTTTCCAAGAACACAATCGCAAGCAGAAGCTTTAGACGCTTTTTTAGCCGATAAAGGAGAACAAATAAATGGAATGGTAGCATTAGAAGTACCAGAAGATTTATTGGTAGAACGTTTGTTAGAGAGAGGAAAAACTAGCGGAAGAACAGATGATACAGATGAGACTAAGATTAGAAATCGTTTTAACGAATACAACACAAAAACGGCGATTCTAAAAGACTATTTCGAAGCTCAAAATAAATATTACGGAATTAATGGTGTAGGTTCTATCGAAGAAATTACACAACGTATCGCAAAAGTATTTGATACATTATAA
- the secDF gene encoding protein translocase subunit SecDF, with product MQNKGLIKLFAILFGLVSLYQLSFTFLANKVEDDAKVYAEQNAPDDARLKATFENRYLDSVANKEVIDLGVAQYTYDDVRDKEMNLGLDLKGGINAILQVSVKEVLKSLSNDSKNEAFNTALDNAYERQKTSNATYLDLFFEEFEKVAGDTKLSDPSIFGTKALSDKIKFNEDNFSVRETLQEEINSSISTAFEVLRSRIDKFGVASPNIQRIGNSGRIQIELPGAKDIERVTKLITSKAELQFWEVYTNAEVQNFFFTANAKVAELLKDDTEVEQVKDSVKNDDIDDLLGETVDSTKVQKNLFTYLRPRIAQSQNQLSSVVAEARVADTATVNSLLKNKEVRNLLPNELRHVKFLWDYKTVKTEKPENADDDFEVEEFIFLYAIKSNRNDTPAIEGDVILDAGQVFDQLNKPEVSMTMNSYGTKEWGKLTTKLSSQPDKFIAVVLDDYVYTAPTVSIAITSGRTSISGGSMTVEEAKDISTVLKAGKLPAAARIIQIEVVGPSLGQEAIDASFLSFGLAIFLVLIWMILYYGKAGLFADVALIVNILFIFGILASFNAVLTLPGIAGIILTIGMSVDANVIIFERIKEGLFGKKGLKQSVEEGFSIKGALSAIIDANITTLLTGIILYVFGSGPIKGFALTLMIGIATSLFTAVFITRILIDGAINKGTNLTFNTSVSKGWFQNINVEFLKKRKVAYIISGAIILAGIVSIFSIGLKQGVDFKGGRSYVVRFDQDMSATEVAGTLKDAFGTAPEVKTYGTANQLKITTVYKIDEEGQEVDEAVQNTLYTGLKPYLGNIDYETFKPGFEKAGAGVMSYMKVEPTIADDIKTDALYAVFGSLLVVFLYILLRFRKISYSIGAVVAVFHDVLIVLGVFSITYNFMPFDMEIGQSFIAAILTVVGYSLNDTVVIFDRIREFVGDYKNRPLGENVDKAVSSTLGRTINTSLTTLLVMLAIFLFGGDSIKGFMFALIVGVIVGTYSSLFVATPIMYDASKKEEKNK from the coding sequence ATGCAAAACAAAGGACTAATTAAATTATTCGCTATTCTTTTTGGATTAGTGAGTTTATACCAATTATCGTTTACATTTCTAGCGAACAAAGTAGAAGATGATGCAAAAGTGTATGCCGAACAAAATGCACCAGATGATGCAAGACTAAAAGCTACTTTCGAAAACAGATATTTAGACAGTGTAGCAAACAAAGAGGTTATCGATTTAGGTGTAGCACAATATACTTACGACGATGTAAGAGACAAAGAAATGAATCTTGGTCTTGACTTAAAAGGTGGTATTAATGCCATTTTACAAGTTTCTGTAAAAGAAGTTTTAAAGAGTTTATCTAACGACTCTAAAAACGAAGCTTTTAATACAGCTTTAGATAATGCATACGAAAGACAAAAAACTAGTAATGCTACTTATTTAGATTTGTTTTTCGAAGAATTCGAAAAAGTTGCAGGTGATACTAAATTAAGTGACCCTTCTATTTTTGGAACAAAAGCATTAAGCGATAAAATTAAATTTAACGAAGATAATTTTTCTGTAAGAGAAACTTTACAAGAAGAAATTAACAGTTCTATTAGTACTGCTTTTGAAGTATTAAGAAGTAGAATCGATAAATTTGGAGTTGCCTCTCCAAACATTCAAAGAATTGGAAACTCTGGTAGAATTCAAATTGAATTACCAGGAGCTAAAGATATAGAGCGTGTTACAAAATTAATTACAAGCAAAGCTGAATTACAGTTTTGGGAAGTATATACAAATGCAGAAGTACAAAACTTTTTCTTTACAGCAAATGCAAAAGTTGCTGAATTATTAAAAGACGATACTGAGGTTGAACAAGTAAAAGATTCTGTAAAAAACGACGATATTGACGATCTTTTAGGAGAAACAGTAGATTCTACGAAAGTTCAGAAAAATTTATTTACTTATTTAAGACCAAGAATTGCTCAGTCTCAAAACCAATTAAGCTCTGTTGTTGCAGAAGCAAGAGTTGCAGATACTGCTACAGTAAATAGTTTATTAAAAAACAAAGAAGTTAGAAATTTATTACCAAACGAGTTAAGGCATGTAAAATTCTTGTGGGACTATAAAACTGTAAAAACTGAAAAACCAGAAAATGCTGATGATGATTTTGAAGTAGAAGAATTTATTTTCCTATATGCTATAAAATCAAACAGAAACGACACTCCTGCAATAGAAGGAGATGTTATTTTAGATGCTGGTCAGGTTTTTGATCAATTAAACAAACCAGAGGTTAGCATGACTATGAATAGTTATGGAACTAAAGAATGGGGGAAATTAACAACTAAATTATCTTCTCAACCAGATAAATTTATTGCTGTAGTATTAGACGACTATGTTTATACTGCACCAACAGTAAGTATTGCAATTACTTCTGGTAGAACTTCTATTTCTGGTGGAAGCATGACAGTCGAAGAAGCAAAAGATATTTCTACAGTTTTAAAAGCTGGTAAACTACCTGCAGCTGCAAGAATTATTCAAATAGAAGTTGTTGGACCATCTTTAGGTCAAGAAGCAATTGATGCAAGTTTTCTATCATTTGGTTTGGCTATTTTCTTAGTTTTAATTTGGATGATTTTATACTATGGTAAAGCTGGTTTATTTGCAGATGTTGCCTTAATTGTAAACATTTTATTCATCTTTGGAATTTTAGCCTCTTTTAATGCTGTGTTAACATTACCTGGTATTGCTGGTATTATCTTAACAATTGGTATGTCTGTAGATGCAAACGTAATTATCTTCGAAAGAATTAAAGAAGGTTTATTTGGTAAAAAAGGCTTAAAACAATCTGTAGAAGAAGGTTTCTCTATAAAAGGAGCATTATCTGCAATTATAGATGCTAACATTACAACTTTATTAACAGGTATTATTTTATATGTTTTTGGATCTGGCCCAATTAAAGGTTTTGCCTTAACATTAATGATTGGTATTGCAACTTCTTTATTTACTGCTGTATTTATTACACGTATTTTAATTGATGGAGCTATAAATAAAGGAACAAACTTAACTTTTAATACTTCTGTATCTAAAGGATGGTTCCAAAATATAAATGTAGAATTCTTAAAGAAACGTAAAGTTGCATACATCATTTCTGGAGCAATTATTTTAGCGGGAATCGTTTCTATTTTCTCTATTGGTTTAAAACAAGGTGTAGATTTTAAAGGAGGGCGTTCTTATGTGGTTCGTTTCGACCAAGACATGAGTGCTACTGAAGTTGCTGGAACATTAAAAGATGCTTTTGGAACGGCTCCAGAAGTAAAAACATATGGAACAGCAAATCAATTAAAAATAACTACGGTTTATAAAATTGATGAAGAAGGACAAGAGGTAGATGAAGCTGTACAAAATACTTTATATACTGGATTAAAACCTTATTTAGGGAATATAGATTACGAAACTTTTAAACCTGGATTCGAGAAAGCAGGTGCAGGTGTAATGAGCTATATGAAAGTAGAACCGACAATTGCAGATGATATTAAAACAGATGCTTTATATGCAGTTTTTGGATCGTTATTAGTGGTTTTCTTATACATTTTGTTACGTTTTAGAAAAATTTCTTACTCTATTGGAGCTGTAGTTGCCGTTTTTCATGATGTATTAATTGTATTAGGTGTATTCTCAATCACTTACAATTTTATGCCTTTCGATATGGAAATTGGCCAATCTTTTATCGCCGCAATTTTAACGGTGGTAGGTTACTCCTTAAATGATACTGTGGTAATTTTCGATAGAATTAGAGAATTTGTAGGAGATTACAAAAACAGACCATTAGGAGAAAACGTAGATAAAGCTGTAAGCTCTACTTTAGGAAGAACCATAAATACTTCTTTAACAACATTATTGGTAATGTTAGCAATCTTCTTATTTGGAGGAGATTCTATTAAAGGATTTATGTTCGCCTTAATTGTAGGTGTTATTGTTGGTACATATTCATCTTTATTTGTAGCAACACCAATTATGTATGACGCTTCTAAAAAAGAAGAAAAGAACAAATAG
- a CDS encoding formate--tetrahydrofolate ligase: MAHLSDIEIAQAKKLEHIIEIAKKINIVEDDLEMYGKYKAKLPLSLIDDEKIAKNNLVLVTALTPTPAGEGKTTVSIGLTEGLNKIGKQATVVLREPSLGPVFGIKGGAAGGGYSQVVPMEDINLHFTGDFNAVEKANNLLSALIDNNIQSKSNNLNIDPRTVLWKRVIDMNDRALRDITIGLGGTANGVPRQDGFNITPASEVMAILCMASDIENLKKRLGDIFIGFTYKNEPVFARDLKAENAMAILLKDAIKPNLVQTLEENPAIIHGGPFANIAQGTNTIIATKMGLSLSNYVVTEAGFGADLGAEKFLNIKSQFAKLNPKCVVLVATIRALRHHGGAKKEVYNTPDLEKVTEGFSNLEKHIENIRKYNIEPVVAINSFVSDSKEEVNFVIEKCASLGVQAVLSEGWAKGGEGTKKLAEAVVDIVENKATQYKPLYDWNSPVKEKIEKIAKEIYGAENVAYDNKALLNLRRIERLGFGNFAICMAKTQKSFSDDERLIGRPKGFTVTVREIEIAAGAQFLIPILGKMMRMPGLPAIPASENMTIDNDGVISGLS; encoded by the coding sequence ATGGCACATTTATCAGATATTGAAATTGCACAAGCAAAAAAGCTCGAACATATTATAGAAATCGCAAAAAAAATAAATATTGTTGAAGACGATTTGGAAATGTATGGAAAGTACAAAGCAAAACTCCCTTTGTCTTTAATTGATGATGAAAAAATAGCTAAAAACAACTTGGTTTTAGTAACTGCATTAACTCCAACTCCAGCAGGAGAAGGAAAAACAACAGTTTCAATTGGTTTAACAGAAGGATTGAATAAAATAGGAAAACAAGCAACAGTCGTTTTAAGAGAACCTTCCTTAGGACCCGTTTTTGGAATAAAAGGTGGAGCAGCAGGTGGAGGCTATTCGCAAGTTGTGCCAATGGAAGACATTAATTTACATTTTACAGGAGATTTTAACGCAGTTGAAAAGGCGAATAATTTATTATCTGCTTTAATTGATAATAACATACAAAGTAAATCGAACAATTTAAATATAGATCCAAGAACTGTGCTTTGGAAACGTGTTATTGATATGAACGATCGCGCTTTGCGTGATATTACCATTGGTTTAGGAGGAACTGCAAATGGTGTTCCAAGGCAAGATGGTTTTAATATTACTCCAGCTTCAGAAGTAATGGCGATTCTTTGTATGGCATCTGATATCGAGAATTTGAAAAAACGTTTGGGCGATATTTTTATTGGTTTTACTTATAAAAATGAACCTGTTTTTGCACGTGATTTAAAAGCAGAAAATGCAATGGCGATTTTGCTGAAAGATGCTATTAAACCAAATTTAGTGCAAACTTTGGAAGAAAATCCTGCAATTATTCATGGAGGTCCTTTCGCAAATATTGCACAAGGTACCAATACAATTATTGCCACAAAAATGGGACTTTCCTTATCTAATTACGTAGTTACAGAAGCAGGTTTTGGTGCTGATTTAGGTGCAGAAAAATTCCTGAATATAAAATCTCAATTCGCAAAACTGAATCCTAAATGTGTGGTTTTAGTTGCTACAATTAGGGCTTTACGTCATCATGGAGGCGCAAAAAAAGAGGTTTACAATACACCTGACTTAGAGAAAGTAACAGAAGGTTTTAGTAATCTTGAAAAGCATATAGAAAATATCCGAAAATATAATATTGAGCCAGTTGTTGCCATAAATTCTTTTGTTTCAGATTCTAAAGAAGAAGTAAATTTTGTAATTGAAAAATGTGCAAGTTTAGGAGTGCAAGCTGTATTGTCTGAAGGTTGGGCAAAAGGAGGTGAGGGTACTAAGAAATTGGCAGAAGCAGTTGTAGATATTGTGGAAAATAAAGCAACTCAATACAAACCTTTGTATGATTGGAACTCTCCAGTAAAAGAAAAAATAGAAAAAATAGCCAAAGAAATTTACGGAGCAGAAAATGTTGCATACGATAACAAAGCGCTTTTAAATCTAAGAAGAATTGAGCGATTAGGTTTCGGTAATTTTGCTATTTGTATGGCGAAAACACAAAAATCTTTTTCGGATGACGAACGTTTAATAGGAAGACCTAAAGGATTTACAGTTACAGTTCGTGAAATAGAAATTGCAGCTGGTGCACAATTCTTAATTCCTATTTTAGGGAAAATGATGCGAATGCCAGGTTTGCCAGCAATTCCTGCATCAGAAAATATGACAATTGATAATGATGGTGTTATTTCTGGATTATCTTAA